In Streptomyces paludis, the genomic stretch CGGCCGACGACTTCGCCGGCCGGCCCGACCTCGTACGCGGCTACGTCGGCCCGCAGGGCCTCAAGATCCGCTACATCGCCGACCCGCGCGTCGCGGCCGGTACGGCCTGGATCACCGGCGCCAACAAGCCCGGCACACACGCCCGGAACGTCGTCGTCGGCCGGGACTTCGAGGTCGACGAGTACCTGGACGTGGTCGTCGTCGAGCCGGGCGACCCCTGCCCGGCCTGCGGCGCCGGCCTCAAGCTCGACCGCGCGATCGAGATCGGCCATATCTTCCAGCTCGGCCGCAAGTACGCCGACACCTTCCAGCTCGACGTCCTCGGCCAGCAGGGCAAGCCGGTCCGCGTGACCATGGGCTCGTACGGCATCGGTGTCTCGCGCGCCGTCGCGGCCCTCGCCGAGCAGAGCGCCGACGAGCAGGGCCTGTGCTGGCCCGCCGAGATCGCCCCGGCCGACGTCCATGTCGTCGCGGCGGGCAAGGCGCTCCAGACGGAGCTGGCGCTCGATGTCTCCGAGCAGCTCGCGGCGGCCGGTCTGCGCGTCCTGGTGGACGAGCGCCCCGGTGTCTCCCCGGGCGTGAAGTTCACCGACGCCGAGCTGATCGGTGTGCCGAAGATCCTGGTGGCCGGACGGCGCTCGGGCGAGGGCGTGGTGGAGCTGAAGGACCGGCGCACGGGGGAGCGCGAGGAGCTGACGGTGGCGGAGGCGATCGCGCGCCTGACGGCATGACCGACTGACCGCGTGCCGCGCCGCAGTCGGCGGCCTGGTGGTGGCCGTGTCGGCCGGCCGGACCGTGAGCGACCGATGAACCGGTCCCCGGTCCGCTTCGGTCCCCTGGCCGGTGTCCGATCGGTTGACCGGCAAGGGGACCACCCCGGTCCTCCCCTTGCCGGACGGGCTCGACAGCCCGTCCGGCAAGGGGCGTTCGCTCAAGGGGCGTTCGCCTACAGCCAGCCCGCGAACTCCAGCAGCAGCTCCGCGCTCTGCCGCCGGCCCGCCGTCAGCGCGCGTACGCCCGACTCCACCGCCCGGAACAGCGTCCAGCCGCGTACCCGCTCGCGGTCCAGGTCCAGCGAGTCCGCCAGCCTGCCGACGCGGCGGCGGGCCGAGGAGGCGCCGGAGGAGGCGGCCACCAGGTCCTCCACCCGGTCCCGGACCAGCCGCGCCAGATCGTAGGCGCGCTCGCCCACCACGGGCTCGGGGCCGACCGCGAGCCACGGTGCCCGGTCGCCCGCGAGAACCTTGCCCTGGCGGAACGCGCCGTGCAGGAGCAGCTCCTCGGCCGGTCCGTCCGCGCAGAGGGCCTCGCGGGCCGCGAGGGCGGCGGAGACCAGCGGCGCGAGCGTCTCGTCCTCGCTCGCCCGCAGCGCGTCCGCCTGCCGGGCCGTCCGCCCGGCCACCGTCTCGAACGGGTGATCCGCGGGCGGCTCCACCCACAGCCGGCGGACCGTACCCGCAGCCTCCAGCAGCGCCTTCGCCTCGGGCAGGGAGCGCAGCGACATCTCGGGGTGCAGCCGCTCCAGCAGCAGCGTGCCGTCCTCGGTTCCGGTGCCGTTCACCGGATCGAGGAGTTCCACCGCGCCCGAGCCGTGCCAGTGCGCCAGCGCCGCCCGCTCGGGGCCGGGCGCCGCGAACGGCGGGGCGATCTTGAGCGTCGCGGGGGAGCCGTCGGGGCGGCGTACGAGCAGGAGCAGCCCGCTCCGGCCGCCCGGCGCGATCACCCGCTCGATGTCGAGCCCGCGCCGGGCGACCGCCTCCGCCGTGGTCTCCGGCAGCCGGTCGAGCCACTCGGCCGCGCGAGAGTGCCCGTACTTCTCGCCGAGCGAGCGCACCAGACGCCCCGGCGGTTCGCCACCCATATGTGATCGGTCCCCTTCGTGCCCGGCGCCCAGTCCTGTCCGGACGGCTCACCGCCCGGCCCGCCGAGGGCGGGCTAAGCGCGTTCGGCGAGACCGGGGAAGGCTACGCCGCTGCCGCGCCACCGCGTCGCGCGCACCGCCGCCTCGCGCAGCGCGCCCGCCGCCTCGCGGCGCAGCGGCCCCTCGGCGGCCCGGACGAGATCGGAGTAGACACCCGCGACCCGGTCCTCCAGCTCGGCGGCCAGCCGCACTGCCGCCGCCGCGTCCGGGACCGCGAACGGCAGGGTGTACGCCGCCGCCGACGCGGCGGGCCGGCCGCCCAGGTCGCGTACGGTCCTGGCGAGCGCGTCGCGCCGGGCCCGGTGGGCCGCGTACGCCGCGGTGGCCTCGGCTTGGCGGGCCGCGTCGACCCGGCCGCCGACGACCCCGTACCCGTACACCGCCGCGTGCTCGGCGGCGAGCGCCGCCTGGGCGGCGGTCAGGGCGGCGGCCGGCGCACCGGTGGTCACGAGCGGGCTCCTTCGGTCAGCAGATAGGCGTGGGCGGCGTTCGCGGCGGCCAGCGAGGCCAGCAGCCGGGCCAGCTCGGGGGCGGCGGTGACGAGCGAGGCGGTGTGCGCGTCGGAGGTACGGCGCTCGGCGGCGGCCAGTTCCTTGAGCGCCTCCGCCGGATCGGAGGAGACGGCGGACGCTCCCGCGAGAGTGGCGGAAGGTTTTTCCGGAACTTTGTCCGTATTACCGCCCGTATCGGTGTCGGGATCAGCGTCCGAACTGCTGTCCGGTGACGGTTCGCCCGTCCGTAACGTCAACGCCGACACATGGCGGGCGACGGCCGCGCGCAGCGGGGTCAGCAGCTCCGTCCGCCGCGGATGGCGGGCCAGCACCGCGTCGTACCGGCGCAGCAGCTCCTCGCTGTCACCCGCCGCTCGCTTGCGCAGCGCCCGTGCCGCGCGGGCCGCCCGGGCCGCCGCGTCCGGTGACAGGACGCCGTCCGACGAGCCGCCCGAGGTGCAGGCGGTCAGCAGACCGGCCGCCGTCGCGCCCGCGGCCATGAGCGCGTGCCTGCGTGTCGTCCCCGTGCGCCCCACGCGTCTCTCCTCGGACTTCGCGATGATCACCGCAGGCGAGCGTACCCGCGGGTCACTCGTTCGTGGACGGCAACACCCCTTGGGACCGGATACCCTTTGATCCGACACACACCGATCAGACACGCGACGATCCCACAACAGCACACGCGGCCGAGGAGTCACCCGGATGAGCACCACCCAGAGCGAGAGGCTGCGCGAACTGCTGGAGCCGCTCGTCAGCGCCAAGGACCTTGATCTGGAAGAGATCGAGCTGTCGCGGGCGGGCCGGCGCCGGGTGCTGAGGATCGTGGTGGACTCGGACGACGGTGTGGACCTCGACGAGGTCGCTGAACTGAGCCGCTCCGTCTCCGAGAAACTCGACGAGACGGACGCGATGGGCGACGACGAGTACCAGCTCGAAGTGACCTCCCCCGGCGCCGAGCGCCCCCTGACCGAGCACCGCCACTACGTACGCGCCGTCTCCCGGCTGGCCCGGATCCAGCCGGTCGAGGGTGATGAGCTGGTGGCCCGGATCATGGCCGTCGACGACGAAGGGCTCGACCTCGAAGTGCCGGGCGTGAAGGGGCGCAAGCCCACCGCCCGCCGGATCGGGTTCGCGGACATCGCCAAGGCGCGTGTGGAGATCGAGTTCAACCGCAAGGACAAGAAGGAAGAGGAGGCGTAGCCGTGGACATCGATGTGAAGCTCCTGAAGGGCTTGGCACAAGAGAAGGAGATCCCCTTCGATCTGCTGGTCGAGGCGATCGAATCCGCCCTCCTCATCGCCTACCACCGCACCGACGGCAGCCACCGGCGCGCCAGGGTCGTGCTGAGCCGCGAGAACGGGCATGTGACGGTCTGGGCCAAGGAGGACCCGGCCGATCTGGAGGAGGGCCAGGAGCCCAAGGAGTTCGACGACACCCCGTCGGACTTCGGCCGGATCGCCGCCACCACCGCCCGCCAGGTCATCCAGCAGCGGCTGCGCGACGCGGAGAACGACGTCACGTTCGGCGAGTACGCGCGCCGCGAGGGCGATGTCGTCGCCGGCATGGTCCAGCAGGGCAAGGACCCGAAGAACGTCCTGGTGCGGCTGGACGACAAGCTCGAAGCCATCCTGCCCGTCCAGGAGCAGGTCCCCGGCGAGGAGTACACGCACGGGCTGCGGCTGCGGACGTACGTCGTCCGGGTGGCCCGGGGCGTACGCGGGCCCTCGGTGACCCTCTCGCGCACCCACCCCAATCTGGTGAAGAAGCTCTTCGCGCTGGAGGTGCCGGAGATCGCGGACGGCTCCGTCGAGATCACGGCGATCGCCCGCGAGGCCGGCCACCGTACGAAGATCGCGGTGCGGTCGACCCGGTCCGGGCTCAACGCCAAGGGCGCCTGCATCGGCCCGATGGGCGCGCGTGTGCGCAATGTCATGGCGGAGCTGCTCGGCGAGAAGATCGACATCGTCGACTGGTCGGACGACCCGGCCGACATGGTCGCCAACGCGCTCTCGCCGGCCCGGGTCAGCAAGGTCGAGATCGTGGACCTGGGAGCACGCTCCGCGCGGGTGACCGTCCCGGACTACCAGCTCTCGCTGGCGATCGGCAAGGAGGGGCAGAACGCCCGTCTGGCCGCCCGCCTCACCGGCTGGCGCATCGACATCCGCCCCGACACGGAGCAGTCCGACGACGACCGAGGTGACCGCGACGACCGCGGTGGTGACCGCGGCGGCGACCGTCAGGGCGGTCAGGACCGCGCCGGCGACCGCGACCGCGGTACCCGTCGGTAACGATCCGGGAGTGGTGTCGGCGCGTACGAGCGTTCGGACCTTGCCCCAAAGGGGTGGGGTCGGCGCGGGGAGGTAGACTTGAGGATGTCCGGGCGGACGAGCGACCGAGCATGCCCTGAGCGAACCTGCGTGGGCTGCCGGGAGCGAGCGGCCAAGAGCGATCTGCTGCGCATCGTGCTGGTCGGTGACCAATGTGTCCCCGATCCACGCGGTACGCTGCCCGGCCGGGGTGCGTATACGCACCCCGTTCTGAACTGTCTCGATCTGGCGGTCCGCCGCCGGGCGTTCCCCCGGGCCTTCCGGGTCCAGGGACCGCTCGACACCGCGCGACTGCGCCGGGCCGTCGGGACGAGCACCGCCATGGAGACGAGTCCGGCCATGGAGACAGGCACTGCGCAGGCAGCGCTGTAAGAAGAAGTACGGCACGGAATCCCGTGCGGTTCAGGTACCTCGCGAGTTGGAAGTAGGTCGAGATTGCGATGAGCACTCGATGAGTACGCGATGAGTACGCCCATGAAGTAGCGACGGTCCGGCGGTAACCCGGACCTAAAAGGAGCGAAGTGGCTAAGGTCCGGGTATACGAACTCGCCAAGGAGTTCGGCGTCGAGAGCAAGGTCGTCATGGCCAAGCTCCAAGAACTCGGTGAATTCGTCCGTTCGGCTTCCTCGACGATCGAGGCGCCGGTTGTACGCAAATTGACTGATGCTCTCCAGGGGCCCGCCGGCAACGGCCGGCCCGCTGCGAAGCCCGGGGCGCCCCGCAAGGCGACCCCCGCCCGTCCCGCCGCGCCCTCACCGGCGCAGGCGGCCCGTCCCGCTCCCAAGCCCGGTGCCCCGGCCCCCAAGCCGGCCGCCGCCGAGGCTCCCAGGAGCACCCCCTCCGCCGCGCCGACCCCCGGCCCGCGTCCGGCACCGGCCCCGCGTCCCGCGGCAGCTCCGAAGCCCGCGCCCGCCGCGCCGGCCGTACCGGAGTTCACCGCGCCCCCGTCGGCCCCGGCCGCCGGTCCCCGGCCCGGTGCCACCCCCGGCCCGCGTCCCGCCGCCCGTCCCACGGGCGGTCAGGGTGAGCAGCGCCAGGGTGGCGAGCAGCGTGACCAGCGCGGCGACCAGCGTCAGGGCGGCCGCTCCGGCGGCGCGCGCCCCGGCCAGGCCCCGCGTCCCGGCGCCCGTCCCGCGGGCCCGCGTCCGGGCAACAACCCCTTCACCTCGGGCGGTTCGACCGG encodes the following:
- a CDS encoding aminoglycoside phosphotransferase family protein; translation: MGGEPPGRLVRSLGEKYGHSRAAEWLDRLPETTAEAVARRGLDIERVIAPGGRSGLLLLVRRPDGSPATLKIAPPFAAPGPERAALAHWHGSGAVELLDPVNGTGTEDGTLLLERLHPEMSLRSLPEAKALLEAAGTVRRLWVEPPADHPFETVAGRTARQADALRASEDETLAPLVSAALAAREALCADGPAEELLLHGAFRQGKVLAGDRAPWLAVGPEPVVGERAYDLARLVRDRVEDLVAASSGASSARRRVGRLADSLDLDRERVRGWTLFRAVESGVRALTAGRRQSAELLLEFAGWL
- a CDS encoding ferritin-like domain-containing protein, coding for MTTGAPAAALTAAQAALAAEHAAVYGYGVVGGRVDAARQAEATAAYAAHRARRDALARTVRDLGGRPAASAAAYTLPFAVPDAAAAVRLAAELEDRVAGVYSDLVRAAEGPLRREAAGALREAAVRATRWRGSGVAFPGLAERA
- the rimP gene encoding ribosome maturation factor RimP; the protein is MSTTQSERLRELLEPLVSAKDLDLEEIELSRAGRRRVLRIVVDSDDGVDLDEVAELSRSVSEKLDETDAMGDDEYQLEVTSPGAERPLTEHRHYVRAVSRLARIQPVEGDELVARIMAVDDEGLDLEVPGVKGRKPTARRIGFADIAKARVEIEFNRKDKKEEEA
- the nusA gene encoding transcription termination factor NusA codes for the protein MDIDVKLLKGLAQEKEIPFDLLVEAIESALLIAYHRTDGSHRRARVVLSRENGHVTVWAKEDPADLEEGQEPKEFDDTPSDFGRIAATTARQVIQQRLRDAENDVTFGEYARREGDVVAGMVQQGKDPKNVLVRLDDKLEAILPVQEQVPGEEYTHGLRLRTYVVRVARGVRGPSVTLSRTHPNLVKKLFALEVPEIADGSVEITAIAREAGHRTKIAVRSTRSGLNAKGACIGPMGARVRNVMAELLGEKIDIVDWSDDPADMVANALSPARVSKVEIVDLGARSARVTVPDYQLSLAIGKEGQNARLAARLTGWRIDIRPDTEQSDDDRGDRDDRGGDRGGDRQGGQDRAGDRDRGTRR
- a CDS encoding YlxR family protein, producing MSGRTSDRACPERTCVGCRERAAKSDLLRIVLVGDQCVPDPRGTLPGRGAYTHPVLNCLDLAVRRRAFPRAFRVQGPLDTARLRRAVGTSTAMETSPAMETGTAQAAL